The nucleotide sequence GCAGGCACGCCATCCGCACCGGGTGGCGTGCCTGCGGCCGGTACTGCGTTCCTGCGGCCGCCACCGCATTCCTGCGAGGAGAGCTCCCAGTGCCCGAGACACTGACCCACAAAATCCTGGCCAGCCATCTCGCATCCGGCGAGCTGACTCCCGGTGCCGACATCACCATCGCCGTCGACCAGATCCTCATCGAGGACGCGACCGGAACCATGACCGCCATGCAGTTCGAAATGCTCGGCGTGGATTCCATCGCGGTGCCGCTGGCGGTCATGTACGTCGATCACAACGTCCTGCAGATCGATGACAAGAACATGCAGGACCACCGCTACCTCCGGACGTTCTCCGCCCGCTATGGGCTGCGCTACTCCCCCGCCGGGCACGGCATCTCCCACTACATTCACCTTGAGCACTTCTCCCGGCCGGGCCAGGTCCTCGTGGGCGCGGACTCCCACACCTCAACGGCGGGCGCCCTCGGCATGTTCGCCCTCGGCGCCGGCGGGCTGGAGGTGGCGGTGGCCATGGCGGGCTACGGTTTCGACTTTGTGTGCCCCGCCGTCGTGGGCGTGGAACTGACGGGCACGCTCGGGCCCAGCGCCGAAGCGAAGGACGTGGTACTGGAGCTGCTGCGCCGCCACGGCGTGCGGGGCGGCCGCGGGAAGGTGTTCGAGTTCTACGGCGAGGGTGTAGCGTCCCTGTCCGTCTCGGCGCGGGCCACCATCTGCAACATGATCATCGAAACAGGCGCTGCCACAGCCATCTTTCCCTCCGATGGCCAGACCCGCGCGTGGCTCCGGGCCCAGCGCCGCGAGGACCAGTTTGTTCCCCTGGCGGCAGACGAAGGAGCCGCGTACGACGACGGGGAGCAGCTTGATCTTTCAGGCCTCGTTCCGCTCGTGGCGCTGCCGCACTCACCAGGCAACGTCCGTCCCGTGTCCGAACTGCCGCGCACCGAGGTGGTTCAGGTCTGCGTCGGTTCCTCTGTAAACAGTTCGTACGAGGATCTCGCCACTGTGGCGGCCATCCTCAAGGGACACACGGTCCATCCGTCCGTACAGCTCACTGTCACCCCCGGATCGCGGCAGATCCTCCAGACGATCATCGCGTCCGGGGTATATGAAGACCTCATGGGAGCCGGGGCGCGGATGCTAGAGCCCGTGTGCGGCCCGTGCGTGGGCATCGGGCAGGCGCCAACGGAGGGCGCGCCGTCGCTGCGGACCTTCAACCGTAATTTCCCGGGCCGGAGCGGCACAGCTGAGGACTGCGTGTATCTGTGTTCGCCGTCGACCGCTGCCGCGAGCGCACTGCACGGTGCGATAGTCGACGCCTCCACTGTCAGCCGCGGCCAACTCCGCCCCGCAACGCCACCCAACCCGGAGATCCACGATCTGCACATTGCCGGCGTCCTGCCCTTGGAGAGCCGGCGCACCATCGAGATCGAGCGCGGCAGCAACCTGGTCCCGCCGCCACAGCCGGAACCGCTCGCGCCGGACCTCGACGCCCGGGTGCTCATCGTCGTCGGCGATGACATCTCCACCGGCGATATGGCTCCCGACGGCGCCATCGCCATGTCCGTGTGGTCCAACATCGCCGTGTGCGCGCGCTTCATGTTCCGCCGCCTGGATCCTGGATTCCACGACCGGGCCTTGGAATGGGGCGGCGGAATTATTGTCGGCGGGGAAAACTACGGGCAGGGTTCATCGCGGGAACATGCCGCCCTCATCCCGTTGTACCTGGGGGTGCGGGTGGTGGCGGCCCGGAGCTATGCCCGGATCCACCGCCGCAACCTCATAGCGGCCGGCATTGTGCCGCTGATCCTTCCCTCTGACGCGCAAAGCTCAACCGGGCAGCGCTGGGCGATCGAAGGGCTTGCTGATGCCCTGGCCAGTGGTCACCGCTCCGTTACCGCCCGCGTGGACGGGGACGCGGAGCTGACGCTCAGGCTCGACTTCTCGCCGGCCGAACGCGCTGTCCTCACTGCCGGAGGCCTGCTGGCCCAGGTGCGGACCGGCGGGCGCTCCCTGCTGGCCAGTGACGCCGTTGTCCAGGACGACGCGGCAGGCGTTTCGCAGAGCCGGTCCGCACGGTGAAGCAGGCCGCCGTCGAATCGGGCCGAAAACCAGCACGTCGGCCTGGACAGCGCGCCACGGCCATCGCTGCACTGACAACTGTGGTGGCGGTGCTGCCGGTCTTCCTCGTCGGCGGCCTG is from Arthrobacter sp. QXT-31 and encodes:
- a CDS encoding aconitate hydratase; translated protein: MPETLTHKILASHLASGELTPGADITIAVDQILIEDATGTMTAMQFEMLGVDSIAVPLAVMYVDHNVLQIDDKNMQDHRYLRTFSARYGLRYSPAGHGISHYIHLEHFSRPGQVLVGADSHTSTAGALGMFALGAGGLEVAVAMAGYGFDFVCPAVVGVELTGTLGPSAEAKDVVLELLRRHGVRGGRGKVFEFYGEGVASLSVSARATICNMIIETGAATAIFPSDGQTRAWLRAQRREDQFVPLAADEGAAYDDGEQLDLSGLVPLVALPHSPGNVRPVSELPRTEVVQVCVGSSVNSSYEDLATVAAILKGHTVHPSVQLTVTPGSRQILQTIIASGVYEDLMGAGARMLEPVCGPCVGIGQAPTEGAPSLRTFNRNFPGRSGTAEDCVYLCSPSTAAASALHGAIVDASTVSRGQLRPATPPNPEIHDLHIAGVLPLESRRTIEIERGSNLVPPPQPEPLAPDLDARVLIVVGDDISTGDMAPDGAIAMSVWSNIAVCARFMFRRLDPGFHDRALEWGGGIIVGGENYGQGSSREHAALIPLYLGVRVVAARSYARIHRRNLIAAGIVPLILPSDAQSSTGQRWAIEGLADALASGHRSVTARVDGDAELTLRLDFSPAERAVLTAGGLLAQVRTGGRSLLASDAVVQDDAAGVSQSRSAR